A genomic segment from Tuwongella immobilis encodes:
- a CDS encoding DUF4139 domain-containing protein, translating into MLIRLRKVMLFLTPVLGAATAAMLLSTATGISAPGGEKQTELKTAVGLPISRVALFSSGVGYFARSGDVDGNVRVDLTFPERDINDLLKSMTLEDFGDGQVSAVSYDSREPIDRTLASFAINLNNNPTLGQILTQARGEQVEVVLQQNVVGQPGTISGKIVGLETQRSTKGEDVVSQSEVLNLWCADGMRAVKLSDVQRLRFVNPTIEAEVRRALEVLSLNHDQQKKAVSLHFTGQGRRKVQVGYVVENPIWKTSYRLVLDKDGKEVPKVQGWAIVENPTDEDWNGVEMSLISGRPISFKMDLYNPLYVNRPTVEPELFASLRPPTYSGDMMARNNLADMPAGNLGGFGGGAGFAGGGIGGPGNAPMPAPMAAAAPMAPSPKMALPRMRTEQLLKQQAETDRFNFDAVQSAATAAKLGDNFSYNINKAVDLARQKSALLPIIAGEIEAKRVSIYNASVQAKHPLLGLRLKNTTGVHLMQGPITVFEGATYAGDTRVLDIQPKEERLVSYAIDLGTEVNPVNGDGTSRITQVKVQKGIVITTTRFREEKTYQVVNRSQTDRTLLVEHPNRKNQGFNLVNTVKPVEETAELWRFEMPVAAGKSGSLTVAEERDQGTSIAISNSNDDQIRFFVSQAVTSEAVKIKLQEAMALKAKVDNAKRELQKVEADIQRITQDQNRLRQNLREVPQASEAYKRYLKKFDDQEKEMDGLTTQQKELQNSEFQARVAYETFLANLTVE; encoded by the coding sequence ATGTTGATTCGTTTGCGGAAGGTGATGCTGTTCCTGACGCCGGTCCTTGGAGCGGCGACGGCGGCGATGTTGCTCAGCACGGCGACCGGCATCTCGGCTCCCGGTGGCGAGAAGCAGACCGAACTGAAGACGGCAGTGGGACTTCCGATCAGCCGCGTGGCGCTGTTCAGCAGCGGCGTGGGTTACTTTGCCCGCTCGGGAGATGTGGACGGGAATGTGCGGGTCGATTTGACGTTCCCGGAACGGGACATTAACGACCTGCTGAAGTCGATGACGCTGGAAGATTTCGGCGATGGTCAAGTGTCTGCGGTAAGCTATGACAGCCGCGAGCCGATCGACCGGACATTGGCATCGTTTGCGATCAATCTGAATAACAACCCGACGTTGGGTCAGATTCTGACACAAGCGCGTGGCGAACAAGTGGAAGTGGTGCTGCAACAGAATGTGGTGGGGCAACCGGGCACGATCAGCGGCAAGATTGTGGGTTTGGAGACGCAGCGCAGCACGAAGGGCGAGGATGTGGTCTCGCAGTCGGAAGTGCTGAATCTGTGGTGCGCGGATGGGATGCGCGCGGTGAAGCTGAGCGACGTCCAGCGATTGCGGTTTGTGAATCCGACGATCGAAGCGGAAGTCCGTCGGGCGTTGGAAGTGCTGTCGCTGAATCACGATCAGCAAAAGAAAGCGGTGAGCCTGCACTTCACGGGTCAGGGTCGTCGGAAAGTGCAAGTGGGTTACGTCGTTGAGAATCCGATTTGGAAGACAAGCTATCGGTTAGTGTTGGACAAAGACGGCAAGGAAGTGCCGAAAGTCCAAGGTTGGGCGATTGTGGAAAATCCGACGGATGAAGACTGGAACGGCGTGGAAATGTCGCTGATTTCGGGTCGTCCGATCTCGTTCAAGATGGACTTGTACAATCCGTTGTATGTGAATCGTCCGACGGTGGAACCGGAACTCTTTGCGTCGCTGCGTCCGCCCACCTATTCCGGCGATATGATGGCCCGCAACAATCTTGCGGACATGCCGGCGGGGAATCTCGGCGGCTTTGGCGGCGGTGCTGGGTTTGCTGGCGGCGGGATTGGCGGGCCGGGCAATGCACCGATGCCCGCTCCGATGGCGGCGGCTGCTCCGATGGCTCCTTCGCCGAAAATGGCTCTGCCGCGGATGCGCACCGAGCAACTGCTGAAACAGCAAGCCGAGACCGATCGCTTCAATTTCGATGCGGTTCAATCGGCGGCGACGGCGGCGAAATTGGGCGACAATTTCAGCTACAACATCAACAAAGCGGTCGATTTGGCACGGCAGAAATCGGCGTTGCTGCCGATTATTGCAGGGGAAATCGAAGCGAAGCGGGTGAGCATTTACAATGCGAGCGTTCAAGCGAAGCATCCGCTGTTGGGATTGCGGTTGAAGAACACGACTGGCGTGCATTTGATGCAAGGTCCGATCACGGTGTTTGAAGGCGCGACGTATGCGGGTGATACGCGGGTGCTAGACATCCAGCCGAAGGAAGAACGGCTGGTTAGCTACGCCATCGATCTGGGGACCGAAGTCAATCCGGTGAATGGCGATGGCACCAGCCGCATCACGCAAGTCAAGGTGCAGAAGGGGATTGTGATTACCACGACCCGCTTCCGCGAAGAGAAGACCTACCAAGTCGTGAATCGCTCGCAAACGGATCGCACGCTGCTGGTGGAGCATCCCAACCGCAAGAATCAAGGCTTCAACCTGGTGAACACGGTGAAGCCGGTGGAAGAAACGGCGGAATTGTGGCGGTTCGAAATGCCGGTCGCGGCGGGCAAGAGCGGCTCGCTGACCGTCGCCGAGGAACGCGATCAAGGCACTTCGATTGCGATCAGCAATTCGAATGACGATCAGATTCGCTTCTTTGTGTCGCAAGCCGTGACCAGCGAAGCGGTGAAGATCAAGCTGCAAGAAGCGATGGCACTCAAGGCGAAGGTGGACAACGCCAAGCGTGAGCTGCAGAAGGTCGAAGCCGATATTCAACGGATCACGCAGGATCAAAATCGGCTGCGTCAGAATCTTCGAGAAGTGCCGCAAGCCTCGGAAGCGTACAAGCGCTATCTGAAGAAGTTCGACGACCAAGAAAAGGAAATGGACGGCCTGACGACGCAACAAAAGGAACTGCAAAACAGCGAGTTCCAAGCGCGAGTGGCCTACGAAACCTTCTTGGCCAACCTCACGGTCGAATAA
- a CDS encoding DUF3320 domain-containing protein — protein sequence MEQPRNASPVGSSIGSDSPTVQMVAAQLDRWRDRLIDLTRRNPLISFRTNRAMQLRLAKPEPAGIFERIVRQRQPYRFWTPPDGTSPAASTTPSATPASGKSAAGDNSTKKPRQKQRADELLCEELERRELQEVLTQLYRRSRSDYLERGLRSLHLAFGMLEWPETPNGPPIHSPLVLLPVVLSRPTPREPFALSLAEDEPTLNPALSLRFQRELDLKLPAIADWDDEGFTLDAYFNRIESAVEQFSGFRLTRSAILGLFSFDKGVMHLDLTLHAEMAIRHPMIRALAGEAINLPRITPPEESTLDTIAPVESRFTILDADASQLRAVEAGRQGQSFVLIGPPGTGKSQTIANLIADRLAVGQSVLFVSAKMAALEVVHRRLEQAGLGDCCLEVHSQLAQRGRVVQELFRTLHLPPDQSPDDPQPVALQQRRAQLNALVQAMHRLREPLGISVAEALERIAQARRLPRLELDELDQLEVRKCDSAWYESAKRIMQRLARLGRMLDAGQDTPWEYLRATEYSLSLQEELAAAIDRVQAAISRREQRLREVIATLQLPSSLIDDERLRRASSLADERPAPLPPMDWWQLPSLDPLRQEIERHTGLQHAIRQQRRTLTDRNGPAIWAVPPRLVETIQQAWTRLQPLMAHDPRGTGILAESERLHRWCLQTGEQLPDWRADAQAIADALGLTANFRTPRRLRMLLDVVDLLRQAPQTPVEPAWFGTGMMARVQAVFAACKDAFAASAPKRDRLLARYDERLFSLDLDRLAADFTEAYQSRWRWLDAGYRRDCQAIQRVSRDGTVPTTLLEDLRDARELLRRDARFETEFGRERPLLGRYTRQLAHSDGLESTAKAIALAGALLDALRTLEQATIPSKLIDLAAHAQSFSPEILARADRLRSTLSRWQSDAAALAATLPQASLPGSRLPLLDTPLDELAPYVESLRAAVEGLSRTMEPLLHRPVARPTDLLVLLEDLRQVDMVRGWTVAEEAEFATRRNRFGDRYLGLDDTNWSEIRQCLDWVQATRELFAPDAVPEAFLRPTPGLNWSLLLQADDAEESAAWAALQGYFRPERSWNRPLSLLRDRLDELPEWFDWKQIPEAMQQLGLRSFLEQIRERAFPAERLVELFDKAFLTAWLDAIRRDDPALRDFRGEEHEHRIEEFRQLDREQITRSARRVMRGVAARRPTGTQPLPGSEVEQLHRQALIRVRHRPLRQLFADLPTLLMQLKPCLLMSPMSVSQLLTRESFQFDLVIFDEASQIPPEDAIGAMMRGRQIIVVGDDQQLPPSDFFTSPGGLESEDDPAVIAATPEQATYASILDQCRAVLPSYMLRWHYRSRDEGLIAFSNHAFYEGRLITFPAADLKPADRGVVFHHVPDGVYERGGRRHNKREAETVADLVFEQLRRAPDRTVGVIAFSQAQMRAIEDQLERRRRAEPAFEDYFRDDRLESVFVRNLETVQGDERDVIFLSVGYGRDQRGRPSMNFGPLNRLGGERRLNVAVTRARERLVVVSSLKAIDLEGAQSEGVRQLRRYLDFAERGIPLNAPDRSTPQGAARLTAALPMSSGESSSHGAIWDEISEAIQRWGFEAIREVGTSSGRVDLAVRDPKSPNRWLLGLLGDGPRYRDAATARDRDRLRPDILAGLGWRLYRIWTLDWLTQRQRELDRLRQAIEQARAADRRQTKRAARKPESSRAAESTVVVGHANANGGSGNGIGGASASAGQLGLTGNASGSVLASGNANGTMSGSGMWPVEPMQFAEMLPGTVPYQPWVGTIADAERTKDFADAAMRPAQREWVRAIVAVEAPVHVETVLRRLAKAWGIDRLHERYRKVAPELFTQLDASIQRRGDFLYISDPRQQPVPVRVPVAEDDRTQRAAVAICPEEWREAMRLIVRVSVGIDAENLLRQAARLFGLRLLDPLREMLEQGVQQMLSEGQLVRREERLALPDPRLDRLPSQASI from the coding sequence ATGGAACAGCCCCGCAACGCCTCGCCTGTTGGCTCCTCGATTGGGTCCGATTCGCCGACAGTGCAGATGGTGGCGGCCCAGTTGGATCGCTGGCGCGACCGCCTCATCGATCTCACACGACGCAATCCGCTGATTTCGTTCCGCACCAATCGGGCGATGCAGTTGCGATTGGCCAAGCCCGAACCGGCGGGCATCTTCGAGCGGATCGTCCGTCAACGGCAGCCGTATCGATTCTGGACTCCACCAGATGGAACGTCTCCGGCCGCATCCACGACACCGTCGGCCACCCCCGCCAGTGGCAAATCCGCCGCCGGGGACAACTCCACGAAAAAGCCTCGCCAGAAACAACGGGCCGATGAGTTACTCTGCGAAGAACTCGAACGCCGCGAATTGCAGGAAGTGCTGACGCAACTGTATCGCCGCAGTCGATCGGATTATCTCGAACGTGGCTTGCGAAGTCTGCATCTGGCGTTCGGCATGCTGGAATGGCCCGAAACTCCGAACGGGCCGCCGATTCATTCGCCGTTGGTGCTGTTGCCAGTGGTGTTGTCTCGCCCCACGCCGCGCGAACCGTTTGCGCTGAGCCTCGCCGAGGACGAGCCGACGTTGAATCCCGCGTTATCGCTGCGATTTCAGCGGGAATTGGACCTGAAATTGCCCGCAATCGCGGATTGGGACGATGAGGGATTTACGCTGGATGCCTACTTCAACCGCATCGAATCGGCGGTGGAGCAATTCAGCGGATTTCGGCTGACTCGGTCGGCGATTTTGGGGCTATTTTCCTTCGATAAAGGCGTGATGCACCTGGATTTGACGCTGCACGCTGAGATGGCGATTCGGCATCCGATGATTCGGGCGTTGGCGGGCGAGGCAATCAATCTCCCCCGCATCACTCCGCCGGAAGAATCGACGCTGGACACCATTGCTCCGGTGGAGTCGCGATTCACGATTCTGGATGCGGATGCTAGCCAACTGCGTGCGGTGGAGGCTGGGCGACAGGGGCAGAGTTTTGTGCTGATCGGCCCGCCGGGGACGGGGAAGAGTCAGACGATTGCCAACCTGATCGCCGATCGATTGGCTGTGGGGCAATCGGTGCTGTTTGTCTCGGCAAAAATGGCCGCACTCGAAGTTGTGCATCGTCGGCTGGAGCAGGCCGGGCTGGGCGATTGTTGTCTGGAAGTGCATTCGCAACTGGCCCAACGCGGACGGGTGGTGCAGGAGCTGTTCCGCACGCTGCATCTACCACCGGATCAATCGCCGGATGATCCGCAACCCGTTGCCCTGCAACAACGTCGGGCACAACTCAACGCGTTGGTGCAGGCGATGCATCGCCTCCGCGAACCGCTCGGAATCAGCGTCGCGGAGGCACTCGAACGCATCGCCCAAGCCCGCCGCTTGCCCCGACTGGAACTCGACGAACTCGATCAACTCGAGGTGCGCAAATGCGATTCCGCATGGTACGAATCCGCCAAACGAATCATGCAGCGACTCGCGCGCTTGGGGCGGATGTTGGATGCGGGACAAGATACCCCGTGGGAGTATCTGCGGGCCACTGAGTATTCGCTGAGTTTGCAGGAAGAGTTGGCCGCCGCGATTGATCGGGTGCAGGCCGCAATATCCCGACGTGAGCAGCGATTGCGAGAGGTGATTGCGACACTGCAACTGCCTTCATCGTTGATCGACGATGAACGGTTGCGGCGGGCATCGTCACTTGCCGATGAACGGCCCGCGCCGTTACCGCCGATGGACTGGTGGCAACTGCCATCGCTTGACCCCCTGCGGCAGGAAATCGAACGCCACACGGGATTGCAACACGCAATTCGTCAGCAGCGGCGGACACTCACCGATCGCAACGGTCCAGCGATTTGGGCGGTGCCGCCTCGGTTGGTTGAGACCATTCAGCAGGCATGGACGCGGTTGCAACCGCTGATGGCACATGATCCCCGAGGCACGGGCATTCTCGCCGAATCCGAACGGCTGCATCGCTGGTGTTTGCAGACGGGGGAGCAACTTCCCGATTGGCGGGCCGATGCGCAAGCGATTGCCGATGCGTTGGGGCTGACGGCGAATTTCCGCACGCCGCGCCGGTTGCGCATGTTGCTGGATGTCGTCGATTTGCTGCGTCAAGCCCCGCAAACGCCGGTGGAACCCGCGTGGTTTGGAACGGGGATGATGGCCCGCGTGCAAGCGGTGTTTGCTGCGTGCAAAGACGCATTCGCGGCATCGGCCCCGAAGCGCGATCGACTGTTGGCCCGGTACGATGAGCGGCTGTTTAGCCTCGATTTGGACCGACTCGCGGCCGATTTCACCGAGGCGTATCAATCGCGGTGGCGGTGGCTGGATGCGGGCTATCGCCGCGATTGCCAAGCGATTCAGCGGGTCAGCCGCGATGGAACGGTGCCGACAACTCTGTTGGAAGATTTGCGGGATGCCCGCGAATTGTTGCGGCGGGATGCCCGATTTGAGACGGAATTTGGCCGCGAACGCCCGCTATTGGGCCGATACACACGCCAATTGGCCCACAGCGACGGGTTGGAATCGACCGCAAAGGCCATCGCACTGGCGGGTGCGCTGCTCGATGCGCTGCGGACTTTGGAACAAGCGACGATTCCGAGCAAACTCATCGATTTGGCCGCGCATGCGCAGTCGTTCTCGCCGGAAATTCTCGCGAGGGCCGATCGCTTGCGAAGCACGCTGTCCCGATGGCAAAGCGATGCGGCAGCGTTGGCTGCGACCTTGCCGCAAGCGTCGCTCCCCGGTTCGCGGTTGCCGTTGCTCGATACCCCGTTGGACGAATTGGCACCGTATGTCGAATCACTGCGGGCAGCCGTCGAGGGGTTGTCGCGCACCATGGAACCGCTGTTGCATCGTCCGGTGGCACGGCCCACCGATCTGCTCGTGTTGTTGGAAGATCTGCGGCAGGTGGATATGGTTCGCGGCTGGACTGTGGCCGAAGAAGCCGAATTCGCCACCCGGCGCAACCGCTTTGGCGACCGCTATTTGGGGTTGGACGACACCAACTGGAGCGAGATTCGCCAGTGTTTGGATTGGGTGCAGGCGACCCGCGAATTGTTCGCTCCGGATGCGGTCCCGGAGGCGTTCTTGCGACCCACGCCGGGCTTGAATTGGTCCCTGCTGTTGCAAGCGGATGATGCCGAAGAATCGGCAGCCTGGGCCGCGTTGCAGGGCTATTTTCGCCCGGAACGGAGTTGGAATCGTCCGTTATCGCTCTTGCGCGATCGGCTCGATGAATTGCCCGAATGGTTCGATTGGAAGCAGATTCCCGAGGCGATGCAGCAGCTTGGCTTGCGATCCTTTTTGGAGCAAATTCGGGAACGGGCATTCCCCGCCGAGCGACTTGTCGAGTTATTCGACAAGGCATTTTTGACCGCCTGGCTGGACGCGATTCGCCGGGATGATCCGGCCTTGCGCGACTTTCGGGGCGAGGAGCACGAACACCGCATCGAGGAATTTCGCCAGTTGGATCGCGAGCAAATCACGCGATCCGCTCGCCGGGTGATGCGCGGCGTGGCGGCCCGTCGGCCCACCGGAACGCAGCCACTGCCCGGCTCCGAAGTCGAGCAGTTGCATCGGCAGGCGTTGATTCGAGTGCGGCATCGCCCATTGCGGCAGCTTTTTGCCGATCTCCCCACGTTGCTCATGCAGCTCAAGCCCTGTCTGCTCATGTCGCCCATGTCGGTGAGTCAGTTGCTGACGCGGGAGAGTTTCCAATTTGATCTGGTCATCTTCGATGAAGCCTCGCAGATTCCTCCCGAAGATGCGATTGGCGCGATGATGCGTGGGCGGCAGATTATCGTTGTCGGCGACGATCAGCAGTTGCCCCCATCCGATTTCTTCACCAGTCCCGGTGGGCTGGAAAGTGAGGATGATCCGGCGGTGATCGCGGCGACGCCCGAGCAAGCGACATATGCCAGTATTCTCGATCAATGTCGGGCCGTGCTACCCAGTTACATGCTGCGTTGGCATTATCGCAGCCGCGATGAAGGGCTGATTGCCTTCTCGAATCATGCGTTTTACGAAGGTCGGCTGATTACATTCCCGGCGGCGGATCTGAAACCGGCCGATCGCGGGGTCGTGTTCCATCATGTGCCCGATGGCGTCTACGAACGCGGTGGTCGGCGGCACAACAAACGCGAGGCCGAGACGGTGGCCGATCTTGTGTTCGAGCAATTGCGACGGGCACCCGATCGAACCGTGGGTGTGATCGCCTTCAGCCAAGCGCAGATGCGGGCGATTGAGGATCAACTCGAACGTCGCCGACGGGCCGAACCGGCATTCGAGGATTACTTCCGCGATGACCGCTTGGAGAGCGTGTTTGTCCGCAACCTGGAGACGGTGCAGGGGGACGAACGCGATGTCATTTTCTTGTCGGTGGGGTATGGTCGGGATCAACGCGGTCGGCCGTCGATGAATTTCGGTCCGCTGAATCGGTTGGGCGGCGAACGGCGGTTGAATGTGGCCGTCACTCGTGCCCGCGAACGGCTAGTGGTGGTCAGTTCGCTCAAGGCCATCGATCTGGAAGGGGCACAATCCGAGGGCGTGCGGCAATTGCGGCGGTATCTCGATTTTGCCGAGCGGGGCATTCCGTTGAATGCGCCGGATCGCTCTACGCCGCAGGGGGCCGCACGATTGACGGCTGCGCTGCCCATGTCCAGCGGCGAATCGTCGTCGCATGGTGCGATTTGGGACGAAATTAGCGAAGCGATTCAGCGTTGGGGATTCGAGGCGATTCGGGAAGTGGGGACCAGTTCCGGGCGAGTCGATTTGGCGGTGCGCGATCCGAAATCGCCAAATCGGTGGCTGTTGGGGTTGCTCGGGGATGGGCCGCGCTATCGGGATGCGGCCACGGCGCGCGACCGAGACCGACTTCGCCCCGACATTCTTGCCGGGCTGGGCTGGCGGTTGTACCGCATCTGGACGCTTGACTGGTTGACGCAGCGACAACGCGAATTGGATCGATTGCGACAGGCCATCGAGCAAGCCCGCGCCGCCGATCGACGCCAAACCAAGCGCGCGGCCCGCAAGCCGGAATCGTCTCGCGCTGCCGAATCTACCGTTGTTGTTGGCCATGCGAACGCCAACGGCGGTTCGGGGAACGGAATCGGCGGAGCATCGGCATCGGCAGGCCAACTCGGACTCACCGGCAACGCATCCGGGAGCGTTCTCGCGTCGGGGAATGCCAATGGAACGATGAGCGGCAGCGGAATGTGGCCCGTCGAGCCGATGCAATTCGCGGAAATGCTGCCGGGCACCGTGCCGTATCAGCCCTGGGTGGGGACGATTGCCGATGCGGAGCGGACCAAGGATTTTGCCGATGCGGCGATGCGGCCCGCCCAGCGCGAATGGGTGCGGGCGATTGTCGCGGTCGAGGCACCGGTGCATGTCGAAACCGTGTTGCGGCGATTGGCCAAAGCCTGGGGCATCGATCGACTCCACGAACGCTATCGCAAGGTGGCACCGGAGTTATTCACCCAGTTGGATGCGTCGATTCAACGTCGCGGGGATTTTCTCTACATCAGCGATCCACGCCAACAGCCGGTGCCGGTGCGGGTGCCGGTGGCGGAGGATGATCGGACCCAGCGAGCCGCCGTGGCGATTTGCCCCGAGGAATGGCGCGAGGCGATGCGGTTGATTGTCCGCGTGAGTGTCGGGATTGACGCGGAGAATCTGCTGCGGCAGGCTGCCCGGCTATTCGGCTTGCGGCTGTTGGATCCGCTGCGGGAAATGCTCGAACAGGGCGTGCAGCAAATGCTTTCCGAGGGGCAGTTGGTCCGCCGCGAAGAACGGCTTGCCTTGCCCGATCCGCGCTTGGATCGGCTTCCTTCGCAGGCCAGTATTTGA
- a CDS encoding dihydrodipicolinate synthase family protein yields MSRNWDFSRLDTVQLVPPTPFTPDGRGIRPEVLLELVQRRAAEGIRVFLPAAGTGEFHSLSALEVLACVSMTRMGAPNAVVLAPVGGALGHACEIASQAAGHGADALLLMPPVHPYLCDAGFRDYFQAIAAMTDLPIVAYKRGPVPSEALLLDLGRIGRLVGVKYAVNEMDAFRRFVTKATGLLGIYCGTAERFAPFMMLAGATGYTTGAGNLVPRITLAMHAALVAGDSGEALRLLDILRPIEDYRARDGESYNISLIKYAVNHLGFDMGPVRPPQRQLTSNEQAEIAALLQPILAVEQAMP; encoded by the coding sequence ATGAGCCGCAACTGGGATTTCAGCCGCTTGGATACCGTGCAACTGGTTCCGCCAACGCCGTTTACGCCGGATGGCCGGGGAATTCGGCCGGAAGTCCTGTTGGAATTGGTGCAGCGTCGCGCCGCGGAGGGGATTCGCGTGTTTCTGCCTGCGGCGGGGACCGGGGAGTTTCACAGCCTGAGTGCGCTGGAAGTGCTGGCCTGCGTCAGCATGACCCGCATGGGGGCACCGAATGCGGTGGTGCTGGCACCGGTGGGCGGAGCGTTGGGGCATGCCTGCGAAATCGCCAGTCAAGCGGCCGGGCATGGGGCGGATGCGCTGTTGCTGATGCCGCCGGTGCATCCGTATCTGTGCGATGCGGGATTCCGGGATTATTTCCAGGCGATTGCGGCGATGACCGACTTGCCGATTGTGGCCTACAAGCGTGGCCCGGTGCCCAGCGAAGCGCTGCTGCTGGATCTGGGGCGGATCGGTCGATTGGTGGGGGTGAAATACGCAGTCAACGAGATGGACGCCTTTCGCCGATTTGTGACCAAAGCGACCGGATTACTGGGCATTTACTGCGGCACTGCCGAGCGATTTGCCCCGTTTATGATGCTGGCCGGGGCGACGGGCTACACCACCGGCGCGGGCAATCTGGTGCCGCGGATCACGTTGGCGATGCACGCGGCGTTGGTCGCTGGCGATTCCGGCGAGGCACTGCGGTTGCTGGATATTCTCCGCCCCATCGAGGATTATCGTGCGCGAGACGGGGAATCGTACAACATCAGTCTCATCAAATATGCCGTGAATCACCTTGGCTTCGACATGGGGCCGGTTCGCCCGCCGCAACGACAACTCACCAGCAACGAGCAAGCCGAAATCGCCGCGTTGCTGCAACCGATCCTCGCGGTTGAGCAAGCGATGCCGTGA
- a CDS encoding aldo/keto reductase, whose translation MQTRQLGNTDLHITPIGFGAWAIGGGGWAFAWGDQDDADSIAAIHEALDLGINWIDTAAVYGQGHSELVIRKALEGVANRPYLFTKCGRTGEKGQPIGKCLQAASIRRECENSLKRLGVETIDLYQIHWPEPDEEVEEGWATLAELQREGKVRWIGVSNFSVSQLQRAAAIAPIASLQPNYSLLNRKIEAEVLPYVAANQIGVIGYSPMGSGLLTGAMTRERIAGLPENDWRRNNRNYQEPLLLRNLALVELLRRIGQRSGHTPGEVAIAWVLRRPEVTAAIVGARRIGQLRELIGAAQWRLTTDEIAEIESFLVANPGA comes from the coding sequence ATGCAGACGCGACAACTGGGGAATACGGATTTGCACATCACGCCGATTGGCTTTGGTGCGTGGGCAATTGGCGGCGGTGGCTGGGCGTTTGCTTGGGGCGATCAGGACGATGCCGATTCGATCGCGGCGATTCACGAAGCGCTCGATCTGGGCATCAATTGGATCGATACCGCGGCCGTCTACGGGCAGGGGCATTCGGAATTAGTCATTCGCAAGGCGTTGGAAGGGGTCGCCAACCGGCCGTATCTGTTCACGAAATGCGGTCGCACAGGCGAGAAAGGCCAGCCGATTGGCAAATGTCTCCAGGCCGCGTCGATTCGTCGGGAATGCGAAAACAGCCTGAAACGGCTCGGCGTCGAGACCATCGACTTGTACCAAATCCATTGGCCGGAACCCGACGAAGAAGTGGAAGAAGGCTGGGCGACATTGGCGGAATTGCAGCGCGAAGGCAAAGTCCGTTGGATCGGTGTCAGCAATTTTAGCGTGTCGCAACTCCAACGGGCGGCAGCCATTGCGCCGATTGCGTCGCTGCAACCGAACTATTCGCTGCTGAATCGGAAAATCGAAGCCGAGGTGCTGCCGTATGTGGCGGCCAACCAAATCGGCGTGATTGGCTATTCGCCGATGGGGTCGGGTCTGCTCACCGGGGCAATGACTCGGGAGCGGATTGCGGGATTGCCGGAAAATGACTGGCGACGCAACAATCGCAACTACCAAGAGCCGCTGCTGTTGCGGAATCTGGCACTGGTGGAGTTGCTGCGCCGCATCGGCCAGCGCAGCGGTCACACGCCGGGCGAGGTGGCAATCGCCTGGGTGCTGCGTCGCCCCGAAGTGACGGCGGCTATCGTTGGCGCTCGGCGCATCGGGCAACTGCGGGAGTTAATTGGCGCGGCCCAGTGGCGACTCACCACCGACGAAATCGCCGAAATCGAGTCGTTCCTGGTCGCCAATCCGGGAGCGTGA
- a CDS encoding DUF1559 domain-containing protein, translating to MRCRFASRSRQGFTLIELLVVIAIIAILIGLLLPAVQKVREAAARMKCQNNVKQIGIALHSYHDANSTLPPGVSAGFHGLASYGPDWDRRSWPIFLLPYVEQDNLFRFVEARVQVVSVSGGHTIFFNEVGTVVSAFVCPSDPNAPKNLTAGAGTPNAGQGAHTNYAGCVGNTTASYTNADLGGMLYGKSRVRLTDVNDGLSNTLMTGEILLSQDTGSHDTRGRMHNAVHAGVSFSTGLPPNTTVGDEQQSYCIPVPNRAPCGGSGLRLSLRSNHTGGVNVGLGDGSVRFITNNINLTTYQSLGTRAGGEVVADY from the coding sequence ATGCGCTGCCGTTTCGCTTCCCGTTCCCGACAAGGGTTCACGCTCATTGAACTCCTGGTCGTCATTGCCATCATCGCCATTTTGATTGGGTTATTACTGCCCGCCGTGCAAAAAGTGCGCGAAGCCGCCGCCCGGATGAAATGCCAAAACAATGTCAAACAAATTGGCATTGCCCTGCACAGTTATCATGATGCCAATTCGACGCTGCCGCCGGGCGTGAGTGCCGGCTTTCACGGCTTGGCCTCATATGGCCCGGACTGGGACCGCCGCAGTTGGCCCATCTTCCTGTTGCCCTATGTGGAACAAGACAATCTATTCCGATTCGTTGAAGCACGCGTTCAAGTGGTCTCCGTCAGTGGTGGCCATACGATCTTCTTCAACGAAGTTGGCACCGTGGTTTCCGCGTTCGTCTGCCCGTCCGATCCGAATGCGCCGAAGAATCTGACGGCCGGAGCGGGGACACCGAATGCCGGTCAAGGGGCGCACACCAACTACGCAGGCTGTGTCGGCAACACGACCGCTTCGTACACCAACGCCGATCTCGGGGGCATGCTCTACGGGAAATCTCGCGTGCGGCTGACCGATGTCAACGATGGCCTCTCGAACACGCTGATGACCGGGGAAATTCTGCTGTCGCAAGACACTGGCTCGCACGATACCCGTGGCCGAATGCACAATGCGGTTCACGCGGGCGTCTCGTTCTCCACTGGATTGCCGCCCAATACGACGGTAGGCGATGAGCAACAAAGCTACTGCATTCCGGTGCCGAATCGCGCTCCGTGCGGTGGCAGCGGGTTGCGACTGTCGCTGCGCAGCAATCACACTGGCGGCGTCAATGTCGGCCTGGGCGATGGCAGCGTCCGGTTTATCACCAACAACATCAACCTCACCACCTATCAATCGCTGGGCACGCGCGCTGGCGGCGAAGTGGTGGCCGATTATTGA